The Ananas comosus cultivar F153 linkage group 20, ASM154086v1, whole genome shotgun sequence region GGGAGTTAAAACCCTAGCAATggcggggacggcggcggcggcgtcgttcCTGAGGGGGCTGGCGAAGGCGACGGCGGTGCTGGGCTTGGGAGCGTCGGTGGCGGGGGCGTCGCTGTACACGGTGGACGGCGGGGAGCGCGCGGTGATCTTCGACCGGTTCCGCGGCGTGCTCCCGGAGACGGTGGGGGAGGGCACCCACCTGCTGGTGCCCTGGCTCCAGAAGCCCTACATCTTCGACATCCGCACCCGCCCCCACaccttctcctccacctccgGCACGAAGGACCTGCAGATGGTGAGCCTctccctccgcctcctctcccGCCCCGACGTTCCCAGCCTCCCCACCATCTTCACCTCCCTCGGCACCGACTACGACGACAAGGTGCTCCCCTCCATCGGCAACGAGGTGCTCAAGGCCGTGGTCGCGCAGTTCAACGCCGACCAGCTCCTCACCGAGCGCCCCCGCGTCTCCGCCCTCGTCCGCGACGCCCTCGTCCGCCGCGCCCGCGAGTTCAACATCGTCCTCGACGACGTCGCCATCACCCACCTTGCCTACGGCGCCGAGTTCTCCCTCGCCGTCGAGAAGAAGCAGGTCGCCCAGCAGGAGGCCGAGCGCTCCCGCTTCCTCGTCGCCCGCGCCGAGCAGGAGCGCCGCGCCGCCATCGTCCGCGCCGAGGGCGAGTCCCAGGCCGCCCGCCTCATCTCcgacgccaccgccgccgccggcacCGGCCTCATCGAGCTCCGCAGGATCGAGGCCGCCAAGGAGATCGCCGCCGACCTCTCCCGGACCCCCAACGTCGCCTACATCCCCGCCGGCGACCACCCCAACCGCATGCTCCTCGGCCTCAACACCACCGCCCGGTGATCACCATCCaactctccatctctctctcttcatttcgTTTCCTAATCACAACTCGAAGAATTATAGATTTATTATTGCGCCTTTTCATCCGGGGAGACCAGTAACTGCTCGCCACTTGCGGATTGACGTTCGCGGAGGGTTTCCCCTCCCAATTTGAGTTTGTTTTGCATAATTTGAATCAAACTGCTGCGGAATTTGATTGATGGTGCTTGAGCTGAAAATGGCATGCTGTGGTGGTGAGTTATTTCGGTAGATCTTGTAAGATCATAGCAATTCTGTGTTGTTTTTCTTGAACATTTGTCTGTTGCTTTTATTTACTTTAGTCCCATGTTTCGTACTTGCTGAGATCTTAATAATATGCAAAACTTTATAAGTGATCTTGGCCTGGGTTACTTCACTGTTTAGTGTTTGCATTTCATGTTCTAATACTGCTCCTATTTGTAAAAGTTTGATGCTTTTACCCGCAGTAGTCAACATGTGGATTCTTAAGATGATAATTACGTAACATCTATCGAAAATTTGTTCAGTGAACACCTTCAGGTTATTCTGTGAGACAATTGATTTATACGCAGATATCAATGCTATGACGATCTTTTATCTGAATTTTCTTTGCCTCTCGCTGGACGGTCGACTTGATGTAGCTGTTTATTTCTGACTTTAGTTTGATTCATAGTGATTACTGTGTTTGCTTTGGTTATCTTTTCATAAATCATTGTAGTTCTACATCTTTATAAAAGATTAGTCGTTTTACGTCAGGGTAGTATTCggtgcctttttctttttctccttgttATTATGTGTTAAGTGAAGTGGCCTTTCCAGTTTCTATAGTTTAATTCTCCATTGATTTGATTGAAACAACTTTCTCGCCGCTTAGAATTTTGCTACTTTGATTTATTTTTGGGGTTATGTTCTCTGCTTTTCCAAGTTATGTTGTTTTTCCAATAACCTGTTGGATTGCCCCCTTGTGTTGCACTCAGAATTATTACAAATGCGTCACTGCATTTCCAAGTTATGTTGTTTTTCCAATAACCTGTTGGATTGCCCCCTTGTGTTGCACTCAGAATTATTACAAATGCGTCACTGCAATGCTTGGGGTTTTTTTTGGGTTCGCAgtattttcttattatctaaGGTTTTTCCATTGAACTCGTTGCATGTATTCCGACAGCGAGTCCTGAGCATGTATTCCGACAGCGAGTCCTGATAACACAAGATTCCAAGGTCGTGAAATTTTTGCAAACCCGTTGTTGTTAATTCGCGTATTGACTCCGCTGTGCCGAGGCAGGAGAGTTCTGTGGAATCTGTGGAACTGTTTTTGTTTACCGGTAGGAAAATTATGTGGAACTGCAAAACTGTTTTCACTGTTTCTATAATGTTATGATTGTCTATCTCTAAACCTAGAAGTTTTGAAACCAAAGATTCTATTGCCAACTCATTTGTTGCAACAATAGAATTGAAACTGCAATGCTTAAAAGGTAAAAAAACAGAAGGTGCCGCAATCATTTAGATGTTCTTTTCTTTAGtttatttcctttttcattttcGCTTTTTAAGCTTTTCTTTAGAAATTAAGAGATCCTCATCTTGGAAAATTAAGCTTTTCATCTGGGGGACTTGTTCTTGTatgtgttattattattattattattattatttcattattatttggCTCAAACACTCTGGTACTATGATAGACGTGTGCTTTTTGTTGCTGTTGATTTAAATGCATGTTTACAAgaactctctcttttgtttcgtACCCAAATGCATACTTTTGTGCTAGtttttcaaattgttttttttttctctggttTCAGTATTTCTTAGTAAAACTTTTGGCagttctttttaactttttgtggTTGAATATTCTGTGACCTAATGTTGAATGAAGCTTCAAAATCATAAAAAGTCGCAGTCCACGCGCTTCATTATTCAAAGCAGTTGTTAATGAATTATCTCTGTGGCATGTttgcaattagaaaaaaaagaaaaacttcatataccaccTGATTTcgtaatttattatttcagtACCCTACAGTTGTtcaaagtgtattaatttagtatcatgtgattttattcttttctttttattattttcttcattAATTGTTTTGTTAAATcggtgacaaaattaaaattaaaagatattaaagtaaatattcgataaatctaggtgagatatctaaagttttctgtatttaatttaacgaaatgttaatagAGGGGCTGACGAAAAAGTTttctgtatataatttaacgaaatattaatggaggagctgacgaaaaggaaaaaaaaaaaaagaaatcacaagatactaaatcAATATACTGTAAATTATAGAGTATTAagatgagaaagtgcgaaattacaTAGATGATGTTTGAAGTTTAttctagaaaaaaaagatttgagtCTTTTTCAAAGTCGTAGGCTGTAGTCTATAGGTGGATATTTTAGTTTTTCAACTCTACGTTagtaggcttcgtttggaattacgGGGAGATTACGTTATGTAAGATGAGAAACGACGATTGGAAAAATACtttatttgtttccgtacgtaatgtTGCAtttcgatatattttctacagtccCATCTgaaaacgcagaagcatatatctatatattttttctcaacttcATTCTATCAAATGGCGTTAGATCTATCTCAATACCAAAATAAGCCTAAGTAGTGATTGGACTAATAGCGATTGGACCAGTTTGACCAGTTCTTTGTTCCGGTTGCTTGGTCCAAGTAAGTAACAAGTTGCTCACATCAAATACGCAACTCATTTGCTGGTGTGGTCACACCATGTTCTGGTCAAGGGAAGAAACCGTGTTTATTCCAAGTGCTTTTCACTTAATTGCAATTTTTTCCTGtagcccattttttttttaggttttttttggCTTATCCAAGTACTAGTTGGCCAatcattttttattcttattctgaGTGTGACTGCTGAAAATGTTGGTCATGATAATgactagctttttttttttttttttttttttttttttttttttttttttttttcctctatccATTTCAATAGATGCGTGGAATCGTTTATCTCGGttcattattatatttatatatatttaagatcACTTCAAAAGTTCAATaaacattttcttcttttagtACTTGCATATTTCccgtgtatcaatttaatatttatatatatatattttctttttcgtcGGTCCGTCCGTATACTTTacgttaaatttttatacaaaaaacttcaataCTCTATCTATAGTTTTATTTCACTttagtttttttagttttaactttgtcactgatttaacgaaaaaaattagtgaaaaaaaataacaaaaaaaaataaataaaaatacaggatatgaaagtgatacattttaaattatagaatactaaagtaaaaaagtgtgaaaccacatgagtggtatttgaagttttttttttatttttatgtccagaaaataattatataatttgaagTAATATcaatttatatagtttttttttttttgcaattgtgtAATTTCTATCAACTAAAATTAGGAATCTTACCAAATTAAGGAatagttttatcaaattaaCACTTTTGATTGAAAATAATTGACAACTAAGAGCTAAGAGAGACCataacattttaaaaatattaaagtttactAACTAGAGAAACTCAagtaaatgaaattttaaaattaaggtggcatcaattaaaaatattaaactttgcAGGGGTATTTCAGAATATGCCTGTTGATGAGGGGTCTCCGTATATTTTTGCCAATTTTTCGGTTGGCCGTATAATAGATTTTCTTGTTTGGCGCTCcataaaattcagattttaattcCACTTTGATCCAAAAAAGTATGAGTATTATAGCTTACGgacatttttattataataaagaaaatgcaaaatttgaatttggattcacTTTGATTAATCAtctttaagaaaaataataatgaaaaaaaaaggcccAGAAGAGATAAAATTGGGAACGTCCATAAATCATTTTTCACACGTTTTTCGCAAAATCCGAAATtgaatctaaataaaaaaagaatcaaaatacaaaattatatccAAACCTCATCATCAGATATGAAAGTTTAAAACGGTACCCACTTcccacaaaaaaagaaaaaagaaaaagaaaaaagaaaagaagttttTATACAAATTCGGTTTCTGGTTCAGTTCAGATACAAGTAACAAAATTCGCAACCGAAACTGAAAATTCGAATATTAGAGATTTATCCTCTGTTTACCGTGAATTAAGGCTTAGTCTCatctgacgctattagataaaatagagttaaagataaaaataaataaggatATGCTTCTACATTTTCCGATAAGATCACACAAAATATATCGTTTCCgtatatattatgtatgaaaataaataaaatatttttcatcgtCCTTTTTTACCGTAGATAATTTAATCTtttcgcaattccaaacgaagcctaataAATCTCTATCGGGTTCAGATTTctgtatttatttatattttctacaCGGGTCTCCGTTTCCGCGTTTGGGCCACCGCAGTTGTGCTTCCTCTCTCTAAGTCTAAGTATAAATAAAGAGTGAGATGGGAAGCAAGTCGGAAGCTCGCTGGGGAGCGCAGAAACgcgcttttattttttttggggggtgttttaatattatttcaaaactttcatttgaACATACTTTTCGAcaaatctaaaataataatatatatatatatatatatatatataNtaattatatatatatatatatatatatatatataaacaaagtTAAATTTGTCCCCatttattctctctctatatatctatatatatatgcgctcTATGGTCCTGTTCTATCTAAAGAGGCCCTCTCTCTTTGCCTCCCAATTGAGCTCAAAATATTTGTTTTCGCTCTTTCCCTCTGTGTTGTGGTGAGCAAGAACTTGTTAGGGAGAGATGATTTGCGCGGTGGCGCGGGAGGGAAGAGAGAAGCAGCGGttcggcagcggcggcggccgcatCGTCGTCGGGTTCGTAAATTCTCTTTGTGATCACACCCCTTTTCAACTCCTTTTAAGTTCGAGTTGGTTTTGGCTCGCAAAAAGATCTTTCGTGTATAATCCTGCATAGTCTCGAATGTTACACGCTACCCTATAAACAagatctcaaaaaaaaaaaaaaacaaaaacaaaaaacaagcaTTGTTGAgctaaaattgttttttttttttttaaaaaaaaaaaattgcagatgTATCCCCTACAAGTTTAAGGTCAACAAGCCCTTTGACATTGGCAACATGATTGCTGAAGAAGCAATAGAGGTGCTTGTCATAAGCTCACAAAAGGGGCATGGAATGATGTTCCCAAAGGTAATTATTACTTGAAGTACATATACTTGCAATTTATGCAATATTAACTATGTTTTGAGAAACAATTATGTCACATCATTTTTGGTAACTTATTTTAATCACTTTATCCTAATAATCTTGTACTGTAAATCACATCACCAGGGTGGGTGGGAAATCGATGAGAAGATAAAACAAGCAGCCTCTAGAGAAGCATTTGAGGAAGCAGGTGTGAGAGGGATTGTTGAGGTAAACACTGCATTcgcaaattaaatttaaaagttcttgCGATCGCACAATTAGTTTAtgttttaaaacaaatttcGCTTATTTCATTGTAGGGTTGCCTCGGCAATTGGAAGTACATAAGCAGGAGATATAAGCAGATCTATGAGGGGATTATGTTCCCTCTGAATGTTACTGAGGAATTAGCTCAGTGGCCCGAGATGAACACGCGCAAGCGACAATGGGTAGGTAGATTAATTCCTATTCGAGTGAAATAGTGCGCGTGAATGCTATGTTGATTTGGCTAGAGCTTCTGAAAAAGTGCTTTAAATTATTCGTCCTTACGGTTTAGAGCTTTTGCTTATGGAGTTCGAAAGCCTATTCAGAAGCTCATTCAGCTTTTGGCTACAGCAAAATTTGCGAACTTTGCATTTTGTCAAGAAGTTATTCCAGATACTAGTCGAAACTGGCATCAGTAATCTcgtattttagtttaaaaaaagtttaaaaatgatcaaatttataagtttttgaCACTGAATTTGTGAAACAGGTCACAGTGGCAGAAGCAAAGCAAGGTTGTGAACACTTGTGGATGAAAGAAGCATTAGATAGATTGGTTTCAAGCCTCTCAACTTCTACAAATCAATTAGAAACTGCAACTATGGGCTCAAAAATCTAACCATAGCACCAAGTTTGTAGTAGAtcattcttttttcctttttaagttTCTTGGAGGAGAAATAGGATATTCTTTTATATGATCTTCAATAGATTAACAAAATAGCCattctttttgtacatgaacccgGTGGTGATAATTGCTGAGGTTTTTGAATGGCTCAGTGATCATCCATCACctaataaattaagaaataaacacaagaagcattttttttttaatcattttgaaATGTCCTTTGATTCTGAAGCAATAAGAgagctctttttcttttttttttctttggtataATTATTCTATTCTCGATATATTAAAAAGTGTGTTGTTTATGATATGCATGGCTaaagcttagtttggtattgaggcctatctgacgctattagataaaataaagttagataaaaatatataggaatatacttctgcgttctccggtgggaccctaccggcagaaaatatatcataaccaaTTTATTCTGATATGCAGAATGCAATATtccgtacgaaaacaaacaagaTACTTTCCACTTTCTCACGGCACGTAAGTCTAAAACAATATTAGTTGCAGCAATGAATCAAACTTTCGGGCCGGGCTAaaaaactttagtttttttGGGCCGAACTTTTATGGCCTGACCCAAGTTCGAACCGGACTGTCAAACCCAAAGCGCGCTCGAAAACATACGCTTTGTTTGGCCCAGAGTAAAAAGCATGTATCCACACGCTTCTCCCGTACGAAAGCACACTAGAAAGAACTATAAAGCATTCAATTATATCGTAATCATATCGTAATCGACTTACCACAAAATCGGTCGTGTGCTTGTCAAAAGATGTGATCTGATAGGAATAATTATGTAGGAATATGTTACATCCGTCCTACACTTATTAGTGAGATAACAAAAGCGAAAAAATGGACTGAATTTATGGCGATGGATAGCGATCGAGcgtgaaaattaaacttagaaTCTAATAAAATTGAGAGGGCTTAGTACTGAAGCAGAAGTGAGACATGATGCTATTGCGTTACAACATTTCTATGATCAGCAGAGGGAGAGATTTatgaagttaaaaaataaaaatctataattagCAACTAATGATGAGTATGAAATGATTTAGCCAGATGCTTGCTTGCGTGACAAGCAGGGCAAATGCTGTGAAAAGTGGGAGATACTGTTGAAAAGTTTATCCCTTACTAATTAGTCATATTATCATAATTAAATGCTGTCTTAGGTCCTGAGACtatcaattattttttcataaattcaaccgattttgaTTGATGTCTCTATTCGttcgaaaaaaatttatataaaaataataatatttaattatttatttaatattatattagagGAGCAAAGttttttgatatcatatatATCCTTAGGCTTTTTACTGTCTCTGCTAATTCATTAAAAATTGGTTacaaaaaaaggttaatttcacCAATAATACTCTCCAAATGGTTGAAAATTTCGCTAAATATCCTCACAAAATCAGTAATATCATGATGGGTAATCATGATATTACTCATTTTGTGAggatatttaacaaaattttcaactttttaaggGTTACTGGTGGAATTAACCTTAAAAAATATGCAGTTtcctcaactataggctattGTGAAATTGGGCATTAATTAaagtgttttgtttttgtttttttttgctttttttccgATTGCGATtcctcaactttttatttttttagaattaaataatGTTAGATAAAAAGTTACAAATTTTATCAAACttattgataattttatcaagTTAGATGACTTTAATCACTTTTTAGCAAATGGAACTTAatcatttaataattaataactaaaagaatcattaattttgataatttttttaatttagttaaatataaaaactcaaattaactaaaatatatttagttttgtattatatatatatatatatatttgatgtagTAATTTAACAATGACCATTCAGTAGGTttaaatcaataatatatatatagagagagagaatccagCTACTATTCTTTTAAGAGGACAGAGGTTCATCCTCCTCagtcgttttagatgatagcTAGGGATTTCGAATTGATAATCGGAACaattaaagttgatctagagagagagattaatccAACTATATACTATCCTTTTAAGAGGACAGAGATTCATCCTCCCCagtcgttttagatgatagggGTTTTGAATCGATAATCGGAACaattaaagttgatctagagtaattaaagtatctagaaattaaatttcttgaattttagaaattatttacatagtgttcaaaagatcacaaaatcGATAGTTTTTTACgacctatatgagccgtttgcttgtttaatggtgtagaacaATCTaaacagcttaaatttttgataaaatttttttataccattTAAATAACGTTTGATAATTCCaatcatgaattaaaaaaagtctaaaatctATTTTCATATGGTTATTCGTttttaaccgtttattttttGACTCTTCAATGAACTTGATcgcaaactttaaaatttatgaaatttaagacgttataaatatatactctagatcaactttaattGTTTTAATCATTAATTCAGAATctctatcatctaaaacgatTTAGGAGGATGAAAATTTTATCCTCTTAAAAGAATAGTagctagactctctctctttctctctttctctttgtatATAAATACATGGACACTGCATCGCATTCGCACGTGACAACTCCATTCTCTCCCTACACGAAAAAAATCTTGTGTAACATACATGTTTCAAATTGATTGTACTGAGTGGATAGAAGTAGCATATTCATaggaaatataataattatacatCGAAAATTCGcaatgatacttttaaaaaaatatatatacttctaTATAACATTGAGACACTTATAATTGGATGTTGAAAATACTATATGTTATAAATGCGATATAGATGAATTTCTTCTCCTTAATTATCTCTTATgatctatcatttttttttttaaaaaaaatattggtttAATAACTAAGTTGTACGTGATGATCAAGTTAAAGAGGAATTGGACTATGCAATAATCATGTAGCTAGGAATGTCCATAGGGCACACGGCATGCAATGTGTTTATTTCCACAAATTCAACTGTTTAttgattattattaaatttgagtcaatataaacaataaatgtACATGTTTATTTGTCACAATATTCTCCAACAAaacttaatttgatttgatagGCGTTGTATCTAGT contains the following coding sequences:
- the LOC109725968 gene encoding prohibitin-3, mitochondrial-like, with product MAGTAAAASFLRGLAKATAVLGLGASVAGASLYTVDGGERAVIFDRFRGVLPETVGEGTHLLVPWLQKPYIFDIRTRPHTFSSTSGTKDLQMVSLSLRLLSRPDVPSLPTIFTSLGTDYDDKVLPSIGNEVLKAVVAQFNADQLLTERPRVSALVRDALVRRAREFNIVLDDVAITHLAYGAEFSLAVEKKQVAQQEAERSRFLVARAEQERRAAIVRAEGESQAARLISDATAAAGTGLIELRRIEAAKEIAADLSRTPNVAYIPAGDHPNRMLLGLNTTAR
- the LOC109725474 gene encoding nudix hydrolase 17, mitochondrial-like, whose amino-acid sequence is MICAVAREGREKQRFGSGGGRIVVGCIPYKFKVNKPFDIGNMIAEEAIEVLVISSQKGHGMMFPKGGWEIDEKIKQAASREAFEEAGVRGIVEGCLGNWKYISRRYKQIYEGIMFPLNVTEELAQWPEMNTRKRQWVTVAEAKQGCEHLWMKEALDRLVSSLSTSTNQLETATMGSKI